A genomic segment from Microbacterium sp. SORGH_AS_0428 encodes:
- the tatA gene encoding twin-arginine translocase TatA/TatE family subunit — MGAFGWPHLLVILAVILLLFGAAKLPALAKSVGQSARVFRGEMKAMKEDDAAAPSTATTVAPAPTPAESAPKAPDTGTSPDTRA; from the coding sequence ATGGGCGCTTTCGGTTGGCCGCACCTGCTGGTCATCCTCGCGGTGATTCTGCTCCTCTTCGGCGCTGCCAAGCTGCCGGCTCTGGCGAAGAGCGTGGGACAGTCCGCCCGGGTGTTCCGCGGCGAGATGAAGGCCATGAAGGAAGACGACGCCGCTGCGCCGTCCACCGCGACGACCGTCGCGCCGGCTCCGACGCCGGCGGAGTCCGCGCCGAAGGCCCCCGACACGGGGACTTCGCCCGATACCCGCGCCTGA
- the tatC gene encoding twin-arginine translocase subunit TatC produces MSLGQHLIELRRRLMIAAIALVAAMIVAFFVTDPILDWLTGPIRIVAEQRGDNFAALNFPTVTSAFEMRMRIAVTIGIFLSAPVWLWQIWAFVMPGLTRKEIRYTIGFIAAAIPLFFAGCYVAVLVMPHVIEVMWSFTPEGAVNFYSASEYYDFIFKLMIVIGISFVLPVFLVALNLAGIMSGMAILKGWRVAVLLATIFAAIATPAADVVSMLLLGAILIVLFFAAAGLSMIFDRRRRKREAALLDTTL; encoded by the coding sequence ATGTCGTTGGGGCAACATCTCATCGAGCTGCGCCGGCGCCTGATGATCGCGGCGATCGCGCTGGTCGCGGCGATGATCGTGGCCTTCTTCGTGACGGATCCGATCCTGGATTGGCTGACAGGCCCGATTCGGATCGTGGCCGAGCAGCGCGGTGACAACTTCGCCGCGCTGAACTTTCCTACGGTGACGTCCGCCTTCGAGATGCGGATGCGGATCGCGGTGACGATCGGCATCTTCCTGTCCGCACCGGTCTGGCTGTGGCAGATCTGGGCGTTCGTCATGCCCGGGCTCACTCGCAAGGAGATCCGGTACACGATCGGTTTCATCGCGGCGGCCATCCCGCTCTTCTTCGCCGGCTGCTATGTCGCCGTCCTGGTCATGCCGCACGTCATCGAAGTCATGTGGAGCTTCACGCCCGAGGGCGCCGTGAACTTCTACTCGGCATCCGAGTACTACGACTTCATCTTCAAGCTGATGATCGTGATCGGCATCTCGTTCGTCTTGCCCGTCTTCCTCGTCGCGCTCAACCTCGCGGGCATCATGTCGGGCATGGCGATCCTGAAGGGCTGGCGCGTCGCGGTGCTTCTCGCGACGATCTTCGCGGCGATCGCCACCCCCGCCGCGGACGTCGTGAGCATGCTTCTGCTCGGCGCCATCCTGATCGTGCTGTTCTTCGCCGCGGCTGGTCTGTCCATGATCTTCGACCGACGCCGTCGGAAGCGAGAGGCCGCGCTCTTGGACACCACGCTGTGA
- a CDS encoding DEAD/DEAH box helicase yields the protein MTELSAAERFAAAQSRASHPETAAFAAAQRFELDPFQLEGCASLEEGRSALVAAPTGAGKTIVGEFAIHLAMLTSRDKAFYTTPMKALSNQKFRELTEVYGAENVGLLTGDTNINGNARIVVMTTEVLRNMLYAGSSALRDLRFVVMDEVHYLADRFRGAVWEEVIIHLPESVRLVSLSATVSNAEEFGDWLDTVRGETDIIVSETRPVPLEQHVLVRGDLLPLFDDRAGVAAAQVNQELLRIRSGGGPGHDRKRYGQQARRDADAHRHPHRHGTKQLRSGNARRLERIDRPEVVDLLGRANLLPAIFFIFSRAGCDGAVQQVRRSGLRLTDTDERRVIREIVEERTRNLPDEDLAVLGFWEWRENLERGVAAHHAGLLPAFKEIVEELFRRKLVKVVFATETLALGINMPARTVVLEKLEKFNGEARVAITSGEYTQLTGRAGRRGIDVEGHAVVQWSESMDPQAVAALASRRTYPLNSSFRPTYNMAVNLIDQFGRTRAREILESSFAQFQADRSVVGLAREVRAAEESLAGYREAMTCDRGDYAEYAQLRQEVSELEKLGRKDANASRATRDERTRRIQSLRRRLQHHPCHSCPERESHARWAERYLKLNKRVDRMRSQISSRTGTVARVFDRVVDVLSELDYVSHDDAGRTVLTASGRRMRRIYGERDLLVAESLRTGIWDRLDAPSLAALVCALVYEPRRDEAGVGERGLPRGAFRAALTATEDLWQRLDDLERDHHLPGSTSPAAGLSQAMYSWARGSILDRVLTEADMAAGDFVRWAKQTIDLLDQLSLVADAPLATTARTALDSVRRGIVAYAGV from the coding sequence GTGACGGAACTGTCCGCCGCCGAGAGGTTCGCCGCGGCCCAGTCGCGGGCGTCCCATCCCGAGACGGCGGCGTTCGCGGCCGCGCAGCGCTTCGAACTGGACCCGTTCCAACTCGAGGGATGCGCATCCCTCGAAGAGGGCCGAAGCGCCCTGGTGGCCGCACCCACCGGAGCGGGGAAGACGATCGTCGGCGAGTTCGCGATCCATCTCGCCATGCTCACCTCACGCGACAAGGCCTTCTACACGACACCGATGAAAGCGCTGTCGAACCAGAAGTTCCGCGAGCTGACCGAGGTCTACGGGGCGGAGAACGTCGGGCTCCTGACGGGCGACACCAACATCAACGGCAACGCGCGCATCGTCGTCATGACGACCGAGGTGCTGCGCAACATGCTCTACGCGGGCTCGTCCGCACTGCGCGATCTCCGCTTCGTCGTGATGGATGAGGTCCACTACCTGGCGGATCGCTTCCGCGGAGCCGTCTGGGAAGAGGTCATCATCCACCTCCCCGAGAGCGTACGACTTGTGTCGCTGTCGGCGACCGTGTCGAACGCCGAGGAGTTCGGCGACTGGCTGGACACCGTGCGCGGCGAGACGGACATCATCGTCTCGGAGACCCGTCCGGTGCCTCTCGAACAGCACGTCCTCGTGCGGGGCGACCTGCTGCCGCTGTTCGACGATCGCGCCGGCGTTGCCGCGGCGCAGGTGAACCAGGAACTGCTCCGCATCCGATCCGGTGGAGGCCCGGGGCACGATCGCAAGCGGTACGGCCAGCAGGCACGACGGGATGCGGACGCGCACCGCCATCCGCACCGGCACGGGACGAAGCAACTGCGCTCCGGCAACGCCCGGCGCCTCGAGCGCATCGACCGGCCCGAGGTCGTCGATCTGCTGGGACGGGCGAACCTGCTCCCCGCGATCTTCTTCATCTTCTCCCGCGCGGGTTGCGACGGGGCCGTGCAGCAGGTGCGTCGGTCAGGACTCCGCCTCACCGACACCGATGAACGTCGCGTGATCAGAGAGATCGTCGAGGAGCGAACCCGCAACCTGCCGGATGAGGATCTCGCGGTTCTCGGCTTCTGGGAATGGCGCGAGAACCTCGAGCGGGGAGTCGCCGCCCACCACGCCGGCCTTCTGCCCGCGTTCAAGGAGATCGTCGAAGAGCTCTTTCGCCGGAAGCTCGTGAAAGTGGTCTTCGCCACCGAGACGTTGGCACTGGGGATCAACATGCCCGCCCGCACGGTCGTGCTCGAGAAGCTCGAGAAGTTCAACGGTGAAGCGCGCGTCGCCATCACGTCGGGGGAGTACACGCAGCTGACCGGCCGCGCCGGACGTCGTGGCATCGACGTCGAGGGGCACGCAGTGGTGCAGTGGAGCGAGTCGATGGACCCCCAGGCGGTCGCGGCGCTCGCGTCCCGCCGCACCTACCCGCTGAACTCGAGCTTCCGACCCACCTACAACATGGCGGTCAATCTGATCGACCAGTTCGGCCGCACGCGCGCGAGGGAGATCCTCGAATCGTCGTTCGCGCAATTCCAGGCGGACCGCTCCGTCGTCGGCCTCGCCCGGGAAGTACGGGCGGCAGAGGAGTCGCTGGCCGGCTACCGCGAAGCGATGACGTGCGATCGCGGCGACTACGCGGAGTATGCGCAACTACGGCAGGAGGTCTCGGAGCTGGAAAAGCTCGGCCGCAAGGACGCGAACGCCTCCCGCGCGACGCGCGACGAGCGCACCCGCCGCATCCAGTCGCTCCGTCGCCGGCTCCAGCATCATCCGTGCCACTCCTGCCCGGAGCGCGAGTCGCACGCGCGGTGGGCCGAGCGCTACCTCAAGCTCAACAAGCGCGTCGATCGCATGCGGAGCCAGATCTCCTCGCGCACCGGCACGGTCGCTCGGGTCTTCGATCGCGTTGTGGACGTCCTGAGTGAGCTCGACTACGTCTCTCACGACGACGCCGGGCGCACCGTCCTCACCGCATCGGGTCGACGGATGCGGCGCATCTACGGAGAGCGCGACCTTCTCGTCGCCGAATCTCTGCGCACCGGGATCTGGGATCGCCTCGACGCTCCGTCGCTGGCGGCGCTGGTGTGCGCGCTCGTCTACGAGCCCCGGCGCGACGAGGCGGGAGTGGGGGAGCGGGGCTTGCCCCGCGGCGCCTTCCGCGCCGCCCTCACCGCGACGGAGGATCTGTGGCAGCGGCTCGACGACCTCGAGCGCGATCACCATCTTCCCGGATCCACATCGCCGGCGGCAGGACTGTCGCAGGCGATGTACTCGTGGGCGCGCGGGTCGATCCTGGATCGTGTGCTCACCGAGGCCGACATGGCCGCCGGTGACTTCGTGCGGTGGGCGAAGCAGACGATCGACCTGCTCGATCAGCTCTCGCTCGTGGCCGATGCGCCACTGGCGACGACCGCGCGCACCGCGCTCGATTCCGTCCGTCGCGGCATCGTCGCGTACGCGGGCGTCTGA
- the lnt gene encoding apolipoprotein N-acyltransferase: protein MPRPRALLPLWAGVLASVLGGLALTTAFPALSWWPMVFVAIPLALVSLIGRSAGGAFLVGTAYGAAFFLVNVSFTARYLGPVPWLALSVLEAVLTGAAAILITWAYRWVPTALKGVWPRLIVLPVLVAGLWVLREQWVGTFPYGGFPWGRVGVTQVNGPFASLLSWIGMSGVGFVVVLLCAAAIEYVRMRRFTDVRTVVPLVLVAVIALATPAFATTANGALRIGSVQGNGPAGYFDQRTRGALLDAQLKATEAIADDRMDLLVWPEGGIDSDPTANRTTAATLDTLSNRIDAPLLVNAATARGDRYFNTSMLWESGKGVVASYDKIHPVPFGEYVPDRPFFAALAPDLINLIQREYTPGTAEPVVELGETPIGLAICFDVIYDDVVWAASDGGAQVYVYQTNNADFRGTDENLQQLAFARARAIETGRAVVNISTVGTSQVIAPTGEVIDGIAADTAGAMVTEVPLRTGTTAAMVLGPALHAVFAWGSLIALLAAGLTARLRGPRRNRA from the coding sequence GTGCCGAGACCGCGTGCCCTTCTTCCGCTGTGGGCCGGCGTGCTCGCATCCGTGCTGGGCGGACTCGCTCTGACCACGGCGTTTCCCGCGCTGAGCTGGTGGCCGATGGTGTTCGTCGCGATCCCGCTCGCACTCGTCTCACTCATCGGCCGCAGCGCGGGCGGCGCGTTCCTCGTCGGAACGGCGTACGGAGCCGCTTTCTTCCTCGTCAACGTCTCCTTCACCGCTCGCTATCTCGGACCGGTACCGTGGCTTGCGCTGTCCGTGCTCGAAGCCGTCCTGACCGGTGCCGCCGCCATCCTCATCACCTGGGCGTACCGGTGGGTGCCGACGGCTCTGAAGGGTGTCTGGCCTCGCCTCATCGTGCTTCCCGTCCTCGTCGCGGGTCTGTGGGTGCTGCGCGAACAATGGGTCGGTACATTCCCGTACGGCGGCTTTCCGTGGGGGAGGGTGGGCGTGACTCAGGTCAACGGCCCCTTCGCCTCACTCCTTTCGTGGATCGGGATGTCGGGTGTCGGTTTCGTCGTGGTCCTGCTGTGCGCCGCAGCGATCGAGTATGTGCGGATGCGCAGATTCACGGATGTGCGCACGGTCGTCCCGCTCGTGCTCGTCGCCGTGATCGCACTCGCCACGCCGGCTTTCGCCACCACCGCCAACGGTGCGTTGCGCATCGGGTCGGTACAGGGCAACGGCCCGGCGGGATACTTCGACCAGCGCACCAGGGGTGCGCTCCTCGACGCCCAGTTGAAGGCCACCGAGGCGATCGCCGATGATCGTATGGATCTGCTGGTCTGGCCCGAAGGCGGCATCGATTCCGATCCGACGGCCAATCGCACCACGGCCGCGACGCTGGACACGCTGTCGAATCGCATCGACGCACCCCTGCTCGTGAACGCCGCGACGGCTCGCGGCGATCGCTATTTCAACACCTCGATGCTGTGGGAGTCGGGCAAGGGCGTCGTCGCCTCGTACGACAAGATCCACCCGGTGCCGTTCGGAGAGTACGTTCCTGATCGTCCCTTCTTCGCCGCATTGGCGCCGGATCTCATCAACCTCATCCAACGGGAGTACACGCCGGGCACCGCCGAACCCGTCGTCGAACTGGGTGAGACCCCGATCGGTCTCGCCATCTGCTTCGACGTGATCTACGACGACGTGGTCTGGGCGGCCTCCGACGGCGGCGCGCAGGTGTACGTCTACCAGACGAACAACGCGGACTTCCGTGGGACCGACGAGAATCTCCAGCAGCTGGCGTTCGCGCGCGCGCGGGCGATCGAGACGGGACGCGCCGTCGTGAACATCTCCACCGTGGGAACGAGCCAGGTGATCGCTCCCACCGGCGAGGTCATCGACGGCATCGCCGCCGACACCGCCGGGGCGATGGTCACCGAGGTCCCGCTGCGGACCGGAACGACCGCCGCGATGGTGCTCGGCCCCGCTCTGCACGCGGTCTTCGCCTGGGGCAGCCTGATCGCGCTGCTGGCGGCGGGGCTCACGGCCAGGCTGCGCGGACCGCGCCGCAACCGCGCATAA
- a CDS encoding RNA polymerase-binding protein RbpA — MADRSLRGIRLGAQSLQSEEGVVFHERAQQTYVCSVCSKETTLTFAADAEPPQTWECRACGGEALLRVGEQTVSVDHSDDKAARTHWDMLLERRTIPELEELLEERLAFVRARRGAGDDVTKKTA; from the coding sequence ATGGCAGACCGCAGTCTTCGCGGCATCCGACTCGGCGCCCAGAGCCTACAGAGCGAAGAGGGCGTCGTTTTTCATGAGCGCGCGCAGCAGACGTACGTCTGCAGCGTGTGTTCGAAAGAGACCACACTGACTTTCGCGGCAGACGCTGAGCCGCCGCAGACCTGGGAGTGCCGCGCTTGCGGCGGAGAGGCACTGCTGCGCGTGGGCGAGCAGACCGTCTCCGTCGACCACAGCGACGACAAGGCCGCGCGCACCCACTGGGACATGCTGCTGGAGCGCCGCACGATCCCGGAGCTCGAAGAGCTGCTGGAAGAGCGTCTCGCCTTCGTCCGCGCCCGCCGCGGCGCAGGTGACGACGTCACCAAGAAGACCGCCTGA
- a CDS encoding glycerophosphodiester phosphodiesterase family protein gives MTHPYLSGAPRPRILAHRGLVPVGSPEMVENSFAAIAAAHAAGAVYVESDCHLTRDGEVVLFHDDDLSRVAGDPRLVRDVTLRELEDLMADRGGLASFEQALQSFPDVRFNIDVKADAAAEPAGRLAASAAERVLLTSFSERRRRTALAAAGRARPTLLPATSAGATLVARVAAAAVTGSRRLVDRTLAGIDALQVPEYQNRIRVVTPRFLDAVHGAGVEVHVWTVNEESDMRRLIGMGVDGLVTDRADLALRILGPGR, from the coding sequence GTGACGCATCCCTACCTGAGTGGCGCACCTCGTCCCCGTATCCTCGCCCACCGAGGACTCGTGCCCGTGGGAAGCCCCGAGATGGTCGAGAACTCGTTCGCGGCGATCGCCGCCGCTCATGCCGCGGGCGCGGTCTACGTGGAGTCGGATTGTCATCTGACACGGGACGGCGAGGTCGTCCTCTTCCACGATGACGACCTCTCGCGGGTAGCGGGCGATCCGCGCCTGGTGCGCGACGTGACGCTGCGCGAGCTCGAGGATCTCATGGCAGACCGGGGCGGGCTCGCGAGCTTCGAACAGGCCCTGCAGAGCTTCCCCGACGTGCGCTTCAACATCGACGTGAAGGCGGATGCGGCGGCCGAGCCCGCCGGACGCCTCGCCGCGAGCGCGGCCGAGCGGGTCCTGCTGACGAGCTTCTCGGAGCGCCGACGCCGAACGGCTCTCGCCGCGGCGGGACGCGCCCGCCCCACGCTGCTGCCGGCCACCTCCGCCGGTGCGACGCTGGTCGCGCGCGTCGCCGCGGCCGCAGTCACCGGTTCCCGCCGACTGGTAGACCGCACGCTCGCGGGAATCGACGCTCTTCAGGTACCGGAGTATCAGAACCGCATCCGTGTCGTCACGCCGCGCTTCCTGGATGCGGTGCACGGGGCCGGCGTGGAAGTGCATGTGTGGACGGTCAACGAGGAGTCGGACATGCGACGCCTGATCGGGATGGGGGTGGACGGCCTCGTGACCGACCGCGCCGATCTCGCGCTGCGGATTCTCGGCCCTGGTCGCTGA
- a CDS encoding SDR family oxidoreductase: MTDSLTPLAAGSLTGKTALVTGSSRGIGADTVRYFAQAGANVVINFRNKAPRAEKLAAQLRELGVQVLVVGADLTDEASVQAMFSEVEQTFGSLDILVLNASGGMEGGMAADYALQLNRDAQVRVLETALPLLGSGSRVVFVTSHQAHFIHTTPTMPEYEPVALSKRAGEDALRERIPALSERGVEFVVVSGDMIEGTITATLLERANPGAIALRREDAGKLYNVSEFAAEVALAAVEPVPADNTRLVGETSSFVAE; the protein is encoded by the coding sequence GTGACCGATTCGCTCACCCCCCTCGCCGCCGGTTCCCTCACCGGCAAGACCGCTCTCGTGACCGGGTCGTCGCGCGGCATCGGAGCCGACACCGTGCGTTACTTCGCACAGGCCGGCGCGAACGTCGTCATCAACTTCCGTAACAAGGCGCCGCGCGCTGAGAAGCTCGCCGCGCAGCTGCGCGAGCTCGGCGTGCAGGTGCTCGTGGTCGGAGCGGACCTCACGGACGAGGCATCGGTGCAGGCGATGTTCTCGGAAGTGGAGCAGACGTTCGGATCCCTCGACATTCTCGTGCTCAACGCTTCGGGCGGCATGGAAGGCGGCATGGCCGCCGACTACGCGCTGCAGTTGAACCGGGACGCTCAGGTGCGCGTGCTCGAGACCGCGCTGCCTCTGCTGGGTTCGGGGTCGCGCGTCGTCTTCGTGACGAGTCATCAGGCGCACTTCATCCACACGACGCCCACCATGCCCGAGTACGAGCCGGTGGCTCTCTCCAAGCGCGCCGGTGAGGATGCGCTTCGCGAGCGGATCCCCGCCCTGTCCGAGCGCGGCGTCGAGTTCGTCGTCGTCTCCGGAGACATGATCGAAGGCACCATCACCGCGACGCTTCTGGAGCGCGCGAACCCCGGCGCCATCGCTTTGCGCCGTGAGGATGCCGGCAAGCTCTACAACGTGTCCGAATTCGCGGCTGAGGTCGCTCTCGCGGCGGTCGAGCCGGTGCCCGCGGACAACACGCGCCTCGTGGGGGAGACCAGCTCGTTCGTCGCCGAGTGA
- a CDS encoding DUF308 domain-containing protein → MSETVTPSADKTFVNGIRTAFGIGGAIALIVGILILVWPLKTAAVGTAIIAVYAIASGLVYAGLGIFSKTLGGWSRVGHIVLGLLFVAAGIIALANLGDTTVFLAIFVGVFIGITWIVEGVVALTTLGNSASRGWTIFFAVMSLIAGVILVFSPLYVALLWLFVGASLVILGIIQIVRAFSFGRS, encoded by the coding sequence ATGTCCGAGACCGTTACCCCCAGCGCCGACAAGACCTTCGTCAACGGCATCCGCACCGCCTTCGGGATCGGCGGCGCGATCGCCCTGATCGTCGGCATCCTCATCCTCGTGTGGCCGCTGAAGACGGCCGCGGTGGGAACCGCCATCATCGCCGTCTACGCGATCGCCTCCGGCCTGGTCTATGCGGGGCTCGGCATCTTCTCGAAGACGCTCGGCGGCTGGTCCCGCGTGGGTCACATCGTTCTCGGTCTGCTGTTCGTTGCAGCGGGAATCATCGCGCTCGCGAACCTCGGCGACACCACGGTGTTCCTGGCGATCTTCGTCGGAGTCTTCATCGGCATCACCTGGATCGTGGAGGGCGTCGTCGCCCTGACGACGCTGGGCAACAGCGCCTCACGGGGCTGGACCATCTTCTTCGCGGTGATGAGCCTGATCGCGGGCGTCATCCTCGTGTTCTCGCCGCTCTACGTGGCGCTGCTGTGGCTGTTCGTCGGCGCCTCGCTCGTCATCCTGGGCATCATCCAGATCGTGCGCGCCTTCTCCTTCGGCCGCTCCTGA
- a CDS encoding AEC family transporter, whose translation MLETLTGFAVVGTAIIVGYIIGRIDLLGPHARHVLSRLTFYVLSPFLLFTVLSQADITTLFSALLPVSTIAAVVIIGLQWLLARFVWRRSVGDATISALSAGQVNSNNIGIPLSLYLLGSAAYPAPVILMQLLLLTPVALAILDAATTGTRSFWRVLGRTARNPIVIGSALGTLVSVSGIALPAIVLEPALLIANACVPILLISYGISLHGQRVLADAGRRGEVLIASALKLLAMPAAAWALATLFGLSAHEVLIVTVLAALPTAQNVFNYAQRYGVGESVARDTIFLTTVGSVPVLLGIVLLL comes from the coding sequence GTGCTGGAGACGCTGACCGGGTTCGCCGTCGTCGGAACCGCCATCATCGTCGGCTACATCATCGGGCGCATCGATCTCCTCGGTCCGCACGCACGACATGTGCTGAGTCGGCTCACGTTCTACGTGCTCTCGCCGTTCCTCCTGTTCACCGTGCTGAGCCAAGCGGACATCACGACCCTGTTCTCCGCGCTGCTTCCCGTGTCGACGATCGCCGCCGTGGTGATCATCGGGCTGCAGTGGCTGCTCGCGCGCTTCGTGTGGCGCCGGAGCGTCGGCGATGCGACGATCTCCGCCCTTTCGGCCGGTCAGGTCAACTCCAACAACATCGGAATCCCGCTGTCGTTGTACCTGCTCGGCAGCGCCGCCTACCCGGCGCCCGTCATTCTGATGCAGTTGCTGCTGTTGACACCCGTCGCGCTCGCGATCCTGGATGCCGCCACCACCGGCACACGTTCGTTCTGGCGCGTGCTGGGCCGGACCGCACGCAATCCCATCGTGATCGGATCGGCGCTCGGAACACTCGTGTCGGTCTCGGGCATCGCGCTTCCGGCGATCGTCCTGGAGCCCGCGCTGCTGATTGCGAACGCGTGCGTTCCCATCCTCCTGATCAGCTACGGCATCTCGCTCCACGGCCAGCGCGTCCTGGCGGATGCCGGCCGCCGCGGTGAGGTGCTGATCGCGAGCGCGCTCAAGCTGTTGGCGATGCCCGCGGCTGCGTGGGCGTTGGCGACGCTCTTCGGACTCTCGGCGCACGAGGTGCTCATCGTCACGGTGCTGGCCGCTCTGCCGACGGCGCAGAACGTCTTCAACTACGCCCAGCGCTATGGCGTGGGCGAGTCCGTCGCGCGCGACACGATCTTCCTCACGACCGTCGGCAGCGTGCCCGTGCTGTTGGGGATCGTGCTCCTGCTGTGA
- a CDS encoding divalent metal cation transporter — translation MTERPADAVHGADALPEREGGAPVVRPQRRVGRLLKILGPGLVTGAADDDPSGIATYSQAGAQFGFATLWTMLLTFPLMVAVQDACMRIGAVTGKGLAAVVRDQYPKGVLYPVVALLVSANTFNIGSDIGAMAASTQLLMPGIPIAAIAIAFVVLIIGLEVFISYKVYIRILKWLALALFAYVVTAFLVTVPWNKALLVTVIPHVQLDRSFLYIVVGIFGTTISPYLFFWQTSNTVEDEIAEHREDVGGSVPRISKNYVRRLRIDTTIGMFFSNLIAWFIILVGAVVLNTAGVTNITTAADAAKALQPLVNSFPNSGYIAQLIFAIGVIGIGLMSIPVLAGSSAYAVAEAFRWHEGLSRRFAQARGFYAVIIAGTLIGLLLNFVGLDPLQALVLTAVINGIVAVPLIFLIIRLSSRHDLMGEHRSGPWSRIGLWSAFAVMAAAAIALLLTTI, via the coding sequence ATGACTGAGCGGCCTGCCGATGCTGTGCACGGTGCCGATGCCTTGCCTGAGCGCGAGGGCGGTGCCCCCGTGGTGAGGCCGCAAAGGCGAGTGGGGCGCCTGCTGAAGATTCTGGGGCCCGGGCTCGTGACAGGGGCCGCAGACGATGATCCCTCGGGCATCGCGACGTATTCGCAAGCCGGAGCACAGTTCGGATTCGCGACCCTGTGGACGATGCTGCTCACGTTCCCGCTCATGGTTGCCGTGCAGGACGCGTGCATGCGGATCGGCGCGGTCACGGGAAAAGGGCTCGCCGCCGTCGTGCGCGATCAGTACCCGAAAGGGGTGCTGTATCCGGTCGTCGCGCTCCTCGTCTCGGCGAACACGTTCAACATCGGGTCCGATATCGGAGCGATGGCCGCGAGCACCCAACTCCTCATGCCCGGGATCCCGATCGCGGCGATCGCCATCGCCTTCGTTGTCCTGATCATCGGCCTCGAGGTCTTCATCTCCTACAAGGTGTACATCCGTATCCTCAAATGGCTCGCGCTCGCACTGTTCGCCTACGTGGTCACCGCCTTTCTCGTCACCGTGCCATGGAACAAAGCGCTGCTGGTGACGGTGATCCCGCACGTTCAGTTGGACCGGAGCTTCCTGTACATCGTCGTCGGCATCTTCGGCACCACCATCTCTCCCTACCTGTTCTTCTGGCAGACGAGCAACACGGTCGAAGACGAGATCGCGGAACATCGGGAGGACGTGGGCGGCAGCGTTCCCCGGATCAGCAAGAACTATGTACGCCGGCTTCGCATCGACACGACGATCGGCATGTTCTTCTCCAACCTGATCGCCTGGTTCATCATCCTCGTTGGCGCCGTCGTGCTGAACACAGCAGGCGTCACCAACATCACCACCGCAGCGGATGCAGCGAAGGCACTCCAGCCGCTGGTCAACAGCTTCCCGAACTCCGGCTACATCGCACAGCTCATCTTCGCTATCGGCGTCATCGGCATCGGACTGATGAGCATCCCCGTCCTCGCAGGCTCCAGCGCCTACGCCGTCGCCGAAGCCTTCCGATGGCACGAAGGACTCTCGCGCCGTTTCGCGCAAGCGCGGGGCTTCTACGCCGTCATCATCGCCGGCACACTCATCGGCCTCCTCCTGAACTTCGTCGGTCTCGACCCCCTGCAAGCGCTGGTGCTCACCGCCGTGATCAACGGCATCGTTGCCGTGCCACTGATCTTCCTGATCATCCGCCTTTCCAGCCGCCATGACCTCATGGGCGAGCACAGAAGCGGACCCTGGTCACGCATCGGGCTCTGGAGCGCTTTCGCAGTCATGGCAGCCGCGGCGATCGCCCTTCTCCTCACCACGATCTAA